A section of the Rhodothermus profundi genome encodes:
- the glgB gene encoding 1,4-alpha-glucan branching protein GlgB, with protein sequence MSWLTEEDIRRWESGTFYDSYRKLGAHPDEEGTWFCVWAPHADAVSVLGAFNNWDPEAHQLERYGAGLWAGYVPGALPGHAYKYRIRHGFYQADKTDPYAFAMEPPTGSPIEGLASIITRLDYTWHDDAWMQRRKGPASLYEPVSIYEVHLGSWRHKQPGVSFSYREIAEPLADYVQDLGFTHVELLPIMEHPYYGSWGYQVVGYYAPTFRYGTPQDLMYLIDYLHQRGIGVILDWVPSHFAADPQGLVYFDGTTLFEYDDPRMRHHPDWGTYVFDYNKPGVRNFLISNALFWLDYYHVDGLRVDAVASMLYRDYSRKEWTPNIFGGRENLEAIDFIKKFNETVYLHFPEAITIAEESTAWPGVSAPTYNNGLGFLYKWNMGWMHDTLDYMRRDPVHRKYHHDTLTFSLWYAFSEHYILPLSHDEVVHGKGSLWTKMPGDDWQKAANLRLLYGHMWGHPGKKLLFMGGEFGQHHEWNHDTQLEWHLLDQPYHRGIQAWVRDLNHLYRTHPALWHDGPEGFEWIDFNDRDQSVICYLRKHTDRLLLFVLNFTPVPREHYRVGVPIGGPWREVLNSDAVAYGGSGMGNFGRVEAVPESWHGRPFHLELTLPPLAILILEPES encoded by the coding sequence ATGAGCTGGCTTACCGAAGAGGATATTCGACGCTGGGAAAGCGGCACGTTTTACGACAGCTATCGAAAGCTGGGTGCCCATCCGGACGAGGAAGGAACCTGGTTCTGCGTCTGGGCTCCCCACGCGGATGCCGTTTCGGTGCTGGGAGCATTTAATAACTGGGATCCCGAAGCCCATCAATTAGAACGCTACGGAGCTGGACTGTGGGCTGGCTACGTGCCTGGTGCCCTCCCAGGCCATGCCTACAAGTACCGCATTCGCCATGGCTTTTATCAGGCCGACAAAACGGACCCTTATGCTTTTGCCATGGAGCCCCCTACTGGAAGTCCTATCGAAGGACTGGCCTCTATCATCACGCGGCTCGACTATACCTGGCACGATGACGCCTGGATGCAGCGCCGAAAAGGTCCGGCCAGCCTCTACGAGCCCGTTTCCATCTACGAAGTGCACCTGGGATCCTGGCGCCATAAGCAACCCGGCGTCTCCTTTTCCTATCGAGAAATCGCTGAACCACTGGCCGACTATGTGCAGGACCTGGGCTTTACGCACGTTGAATTGCTGCCTATCATGGAGCACCCATACTACGGCTCATGGGGCTACCAGGTGGTCGGCTACTACGCTCCAACGTTTCGCTACGGCACACCTCAGGACCTCATGTACCTGATCGACTACCTGCACCAACGCGGCATTGGCGTCATCCTTGACTGGGTCCCCAGCCACTTCGCAGCCGATCCCCAGGGACTTGTTTACTTCGACGGCACCACGCTGTTTGAATACGACGACCCCAGGATGCGCCACCACCCCGACTGGGGAACCTATGTGTTCGACTACAACAAGCCAGGGGTACGTAATTTTTTGATTTCAAACGCCCTGTTCTGGCTCGACTATTACCACGTAGACGGCCTGCGCGTGGATGCCGTCGCTTCCATGCTGTACCGGGACTATTCCCGTAAGGAATGGACGCCCAACATCTTCGGTGGTCGAGAAAACCTGGAGGCCATCGACTTTATCAAAAAGTTCAACGAAACTGTTTACTTGCACTTCCCGGAAGCCATCACCATCGCCGAGGAATCCACGGCATGGCCTGGCGTGTCAGCGCCCACCTACAACAACGGACTGGGCTTCCTCTACAAGTGGAACATGGGATGGATGCATGACACGCTGGACTATATGCGCCGCGACCCGGTGCATCGCAAGTACCACCACGACACCCTCACGTTCTCCCTGTGGTATGCCTTTTCAGAGCATTACATCCTACCGCTTTCCCACGATGAAGTCGTGCATGGCAAGGGCTCGCTATGGACCAAGATGCCTGGCGACGACTGGCAAAAGGCGGCTAATCTACGCTTGCTCTATGGACACATGTGGGGCCACCCGGGCAAAAAATTGCTTTTCATGGGCGGAGAATTCGGCCAGCACCACGAGTGGAACCATGACACGCAGCTCGAATGGCACTTACTGGACCAGCCATACCACCGGGGCATCCAGGCCTGGGTGCGCGACTTGAACCATCTCTACCGTACGCACCCGGCGCTATGGCATGATGGACCAGAAGGATTCGAATGGATCGACTTCAACGATCGCGATCAAAGCGTCATCTGTTACCTGCGCAAACATACAGACCGCCTGCTGCTTTTTGTGCTGAACTTTACCCCGGTGCCCCGCGAACACTATCGCGTGGGCGTTCCCATCGGTGGCCCCTGGCGAGAAGTGCTGAACAGCGATGCCGTTGCGTATGGGGGAAGCGGCATGGGCAACTTCGGTCGCGTCGAAGCCGTGCCTGAATCCTGGCACGGCCGCCCCTTTCACCTGGAGCTGACTCTGCCGCCACTGGCCATCCTCATCCTGGAGCCCGAATCTTAA
- the glgX gene encoding glycogen debranching protein GlgX, whose translation MSETQQPVTSAAAVWPGRPYPLGATWDGLGVNFALYSQHAEAVELVLFDHPDDPAPSRVVEVTERTGPIWHVYLPGLRPGQLYGYRVYGPYRPEEGHRFNPNKVLLDPYAKAIGRPLRWHDSLFGYKIGDPAGDLSFSEEDSAPYAPLGAVVESCFEWGDDQPPRIPWEDTIIYETHVKGITKLHPEVPEPLRGTYLGLTCEPVLEHLKRLGVTTIQLLPVHAKVHDRHLVERGLRNYWGYNPLCYFAPEPEYATNGPISAVREFKMMVRALHAAGFEVIVDVVYNHTGEGGVLGPTLSFRGIDNRAYYKADPNNPRFLVDYTGTGNTLDVGNPYVIQLIMDSLRYWVTEMHVDGFRFDLAAALARELYDVDMLSTFFQVIQQDPVLGQVKLIAEPWDVGPGGYQVGNFPWQWTEWNGRYRDAVRRFWRGDRGLNGEFATRFAGSSDLYERSGRRPFASINFVTAHDGFTLEDLVSYEKKHNEVNLEGNRDGMDENYSTNCGVEGPTQDPSVLARREALKRSLISTLFLSQGVPMLLGGDELSRSQHGNNNAYCQDNEISWYHWQLDERKRQFLEFVRQVIWFRRQHRSFRRRHFLTGLPNGGEAPDALWWHPEGRPMQHDDWSNPELTTFGLLLHGHAIQGTDARGRPFRDDTFLILFNNGKEAVPVVVPAMCAGSKPHHWEVVPVFRRNLETSSCAPGETLWLPPGVLTVLVAKPPFSEGNQEQG comes from the coding sequence ATGTCCGAAACACAGCAACCGGTTACCTCGGCAGCCGCTGTCTGGCCTGGTCGACCGTACCCGCTAGGTGCTACCTGGGATGGGCTGGGGGTAAACTTTGCGCTTTACAGCCAGCATGCCGAGGCGGTAGAGCTGGTGCTGTTCGATCATCCAGACGACCCCGCGCCTTCGCGCGTAGTCGAAGTTACCGAGCGGACGGGACCTATCTGGCATGTTTATCTGCCGGGTTTGCGCCCCGGTCAGCTCTATGGGTATCGCGTGTATGGCCCGTATCGGCCGGAGGAAGGTCATCGTTTCAATCCAAACAAAGTGTTGTTAGACCCTTATGCTAAGGCCATTGGCCGGCCGCTTCGCTGGCATGATAGCCTTTTTGGCTACAAGATCGGTGACCCTGCCGGTGACCTGTCGTTTTCTGAGGAAGATAGTGCGCCATATGCACCGCTTGGGGCTGTCGTAGAAAGTTGCTTTGAGTGGGGGGATGATCAGCCTCCGCGTATCCCCTGGGAGGACACAATCATCTATGAGACGCACGTCAAGGGCATCACGAAGCTGCATCCAGAAGTTCCGGAACCGCTGCGCGGAACGTATCTGGGGCTGACCTGTGAACCTGTGCTGGAGCACCTGAAACGGCTGGGCGTCACGACGATCCAGTTGTTGCCTGTGCATGCCAAGGTGCACGACCGGCATCTGGTGGAACGCGGGCTGCGTAACTACTGGGGATACAATCCGCTCTGCTATTTTGCCCCAGAGCCGGAGTATGCCACCAATGGGCCTATTTCGGCCGTGCGTGAATTTAAAATGATGGTGCGTGCCCTGCATGCTGCCGGTTTTGAAGTGATCGTTGACGTGGTCTACAACCACACAGGAGAAGGGGGAGTGCTCGGGCCTACCTTGTCGTTTCGCGGCATTGACAACCGGGCCTACTATAAAGCCGATCCCAACAACCCTCGTTTTCTGGTTGACTATACCGGTACCGGTAACACGCTGGACGTGGGCAACCCCTACGTCATTCAGTTGATCATGGACAGCCTGCGTTACTGGGTTACCGAGATGCATGTAGACGGATTCCGGTTCGATCTGGCAGCCGCGCTGGCGCGGGAGCTCTACGATGTGGACATGCTCTCTACGTTTTTTCAGGTGATCCAGCAAGATCCCGTGCTCGGACAGGTTAAGCTGATTGCCGAACCCTGGGACGTAGGTCCCGGCGGCTACCAGGTGGGCAATTTCCCATGGCAATGGACCGAATGGAACGGCCGCTACCGAGATGCGGTGCGTCGTTTCTGGCGGGGCGACCGGGGGCTCAACGGCGAGTTCGCAACGCGCTTTGCAGGCTCCAGCGATCTGTACGAACGCAGCGGACGCCGGCCGTTTGCTTCTATCAATTTCGTCACAGCACATGATGGATTTACGCTGGAAGACCTGGTTAGCTACGAGAAAAAACACAACGAGGTCAACCTGGAGGGCAATCGGGATGGCATGGACGAGAATTACAGTACCAACTGTGGCGTGGAGGGGCCGACGCAGGATCCTTCGGTGCTGGCGCGTCGGGAAGCGCTCAAGCGCAGCTTGATTAGCACGCTTTTTCTCTCGCAGGGGGTTCCCATGCTGCTGGGCGGCGATGAGCTCTCTCGCTCGCAGCACGGCAACAATAACGCCTACTGTCAGGATAACGAAATCAGTTGGTACCACTGGCAGCTCGATGAGCGCAAGCGGCAATTTCTGGAATTTGTCCGCCAGGTGATCTGGTTTCGCAGGCAGCACCGGAGTTTTCGACGGCGGCATTTTCTGACCGGATTGCCCAATGGCGGCGAGGCGCCAGATGCGCTCTGGTGGCATCCCGAAGGACGTCCCATGCAACATGACGACTGGAGCAATCCGGAACTGACCACGTTCGGGCTTCTGCTGCACGGCCATGCAATCCAGGGCACCGATGCACGCGGACGACCGTTTCGGGACGATACGTTCTTGATTCTGTTTAACAATGGAAAAGAGGCCGTGCCAGTTGTGGTACCGGCCATGTGTGCGGGCAGCAAACCGCACCACTGGGAGGTGGTACCTGTCTTCCGTCGCAATCTGGAGACGTCTAGCTGCGCGCCCGGTGAAACGCTCTGGCTGCCGCCTGGCGTGCTAACCGTACTGGTAGCGAAACCTCCGTTTTCTGAGGGAAACCAGGAGCAGGGCTGA
- a CDS encoding SPOR domain-containing protein, whose translation MGTSCCLPVRFVLWSLVLLLAGCVATRGVQEQTGPAPEEAPVDWAVYEDFDPTIYPDPPPPPLEVRHEVPEILMEGRAGVGTTRMVAGYRVQIFLTESKETADSIYAAAVAWWQQIAAQGLLEGILGAHADPPPVYIVYRAPYYRIRLGNFRTREEAERLRALAVRRFEGAFITSDQVIVEQ comes from the coding sequence ATGGGAACAAGCTGCTGTTTACCCGTGCGCTTTGTCCTCTGGAGTCTGGTGTTGCTACTGGCAGGCTGCGTTGCAACACGGGGCGTTCAGGAACAGACAGGCCCAGCGCCTGAAGAGGCGCCGGTCGACTGGGCGGTTTATGAAGATTTTGATCCAACCATCTACCCGGATCCGCCTCCGCCTCCGCTTGAAGTGCGACATGAGGTTCCTGAAATTCTGATGGAGGGCCGTGCCGGTGTGGGCACGACGCGGATGGTAGCAGGCTACCGCGTACAGATCTTTCTCACCGAAAGCAAGGAGACGGCTGATAGCATCTATGCGGCAGCAGTGGCCTGGTGGCAGCAAATAGCTGCGCAGGGGTTACTTGAGGGCATTCTGGGAGCGCATGCAGATCCCCCCCCGGTCTACATTGTCTACCGGGCTCCTTATTATCGAATTCGACTGGGGAACTTCCGGACGCGTGAGGAAGCTGAGCGCCTGCGTGCGTTGGCCGTGCGGCGCTTTGAAGGAGCGTTTATCACCTCCGATCAAGTGATCGTTGAGCAGTAG
- a CDS encoding cupin domain-containing protein — MADVETLLTICRHFHPTDKGFRWDAVPLKHYKPEGTHFRDITRQVLFGPESGLPAELRYFEVAPGGYSTFERHAHVHAVLILRGRGRAIVGEQVFEVAPFDLIHVPAWTWHQFQAPDDEALGFLCLVATDRDRPVRPTPEEAAQLRQHPVIGPYVRL, encoded by the coding sequence ATGGCAGACGTCGAGACGCTTCTTACTATCTGCCGGCACTTTCACCCGACCGATAAAGGATTCCGATGGGACGCGGTGCCCCTCAAGCATTACAAACCAGAAGGCACGCACTTTCGAGACATTACACGCCAGGTTCTGTTCGGACCGGAAAGCGGTCTGCCTGCCGAACTGCGCTACTTTGAGGTAGCCCCGGGCGGGTACTCTACCTTTGAGCGGCATGCTCACGTGCATGCCGTGCTGATCTTACGGGGACGCGGACGTGCCATTGTGGGCGAGCAGGTCTTTGAAGTAGCGCCCTTCGACTTAATCCATGTGCCCGCATGGACCTGGCATCAGTTTCAGGCCCCTGACGATGAGGCGCTGGGCTTTCTGTGCCTGGTGGCGACGGATCGGGATCGGCCGGTCCGGCCTACCCCTGAAGAGGCGGCCCAGCTTCGCCAGCACCCAGTAATTGGCCCGTACGTGCGCCTTTGA
- a CDS encoding lipopolysaccharide biosynthesis protein: MEPTPTPSPPSARSFRGPVLTLLSGSSLALALSYLAQPLLTRLYTPEAFGGLDAFVALVSLLFVCSTLRYEDALLLPRCNAEALGLLRLAGYILAGLSLLCLLLSFPAQWLLQHRGETTLAPWLPWLAPTLLLMGSTRLAELWLTRQQAFRTLSVGTALRATTTTTLRLAAGLPPLQAGTAGLIGGFLGGHLSTLLLYGWHLRHRLSTPAASPSLAVLARRYRHFPLFTLPAALLNALSMRLPFLLLLLFFDAEVLGFFGRAFMVLTVPLGLVGSATGQVFFVRAAEARHGEGLRALTRRVYSRLLQIGLYPVLLLMLLGPELFAFIFGAPWRTAGVYAAWIAPWLLLASLASPLSRLFDVLERQRADFATSALLFLLQTIALITGGLQGQPATALLLLGLAGLLGRVFQLSVLFRLVGVTFRDAFGPLLRCTLYSLPLLGLLYFSASWLSPPLYLGGAMLSVLLYLGLSTWMERRLVQSLP, from the coding sequence ATGGAACCCACTCCAACACCTTCTCCCCCGTCCGCCCGGTCTTTTCGGGGACCGGTGCTGACCCTCCTGTCAGGATCGTCGCTGGCCCTGGCGCTGTCCTACCTGGCCCAGCCGCTGCTGACGCGTCTGTATACGCCGGAAGCGTTTGGCGGGCTGGATGCGTTCGTGGCGCTGGTGAGCTTACTGTTCGTATGCAGCACTTTGCGGTATGAGGATGCTCTGCTGCTGCCCCGATGCAACGCAGAAGCTCTCGGCCTACTGCGGCTGGCAGGCTACATTCTGGCCGGACTTAGCCTGCTCTGTCTGCTTCTGAGCTTTCCCGCCCAATGGTTGCTGCAACACAGGGGGGAGACCACGCTGGCTCCGTGGCTTCCCTGGCTGGCGCCCACCCTCCTGCTTATGGGAAGTACCCGGCTGGCGGAGCTGTGGCTTACGCGCCAACAGGCTTTTCGAACGCTTTCGGTCGGAACAGCGCTGCGCGCCACAACCACTACCACGCTGCGGCTGGCTGCCGGCCTTCCTCCCTTGCAGGCAGGTACCGCTGGCCTTATCGGTGGATTTCTGGGAGGACACCTCAGCACATTGCTGCTCTACGGATGGCACCTGCGGCATCGCCTGTCAACACCGGCCGCTTCTCCTTCGCTGGCTGTCCTGGCACGACGCTATCGACACTTCCCGTTGTTTACCCTGCCAGCCGCCCTGCTCAACGCCTTGAGCATGCGCCTGCCTTTTCTGCTACTGCTTCTCTTTTTTGATGCCGAAGTGCTGGGCTTCTTTGGACGCGCCTTCATGGTACTGACAGTTCCCCTGGGACTGGTGGGCAGTGCAACCGGCCAGGTTTTTTTTGTACGCGCTGCTGAGGCGCGTCATGGCGAGGGGCTGCGCGCGCTGACCCGACGCGTCTACAGCCGCCTGCTCCAGATAGGACTCTATCCTGTGCTCCTGCTGATGCTGCTGGGCCCGGAGCTATTTGCTTTCATCTTTGGCGCGCCGTGGCGAACAGCCGGCGTATATGCCGCCTGGATTGCTCCATGGCTCCTACTGGCCAGCCTGGCCTCACCGCTCAGCCGACTGTTCGACGTACTGGAACGCCAGCGCGCCGATTTTGCCACCAGCGCCTTGCTTTTCCTGCTCCAAACGATTGCGCTGATTACTGGCGGGCTGCAAGGCCAGCCAGCAACAGCCTTGCTACTCCTTGGACTGGCCGGCCTCCTGGGACGCGTCTTTCAGCTTAGCGTCCTGTTCCGACTGGTAGGCGTCACCTTCCGCGATGCCTTCGGCCCCCTGCTACGCTGTACGCTTTACAGCCTCCCGCTCCTGGGTTTGCTCTACTTCTCCGCTTCCTGGCTAAGCCCTCCTCTTTACCTGGGCGGGGCTATGCTCAGCGTTCTGCTCTATCTGGGCCTTAGCACATGGATGGAACGCCGACTCGTCCAATCCCTCCCTTAA
- a CDS encoding GNAT family N-acetyltransferase codes for MTCYLLDDPEGWRRWEALQAARTSPFAHPEVLRMIGQLFGRRIEIVEVGAGKETVAVALLVRQIGPWRLATHPPLLPESPLILPDPSTSALPDQLLITLSQRYARVELHLPPFLTDVRQALWHGWRAHPLYTYEIDLERATPTHWSANPRRLFRKAAATYRLIEDAALAPVIARLVAASYQRHRRRPPAPAEHLTTLLNALTTTGLVRLFGVQSPTGQIEAAVALMVQRPRAWYWLAGSTPGPAMTVLLGHLWSRLRAEGFRQFDFVGANTPSIAEFKRRFCPTLHLYFRLTYYRSFLQTLLRHVPGLR; via the coding sequence GTGACCTGCTATCTGCTGGACGATCCGGAAGGATGGCGACGCTGGGAAGCCCTACAGGCAGCCCGGACGTCACCGTTTGCCCATCCGGAGGTGTTGCGCATGATAGGGCAGCTCTTCGGCCGACGGATCGAGATCGTAGAAGTAGGAGCAGGAAAGGAAACGGTGGCCGTAGCCCTGCTGGTCCGCCAGATAGGCCCCTGGCGCCTGGCAACGCATCCCCCCCTTCTTCCAGAGTCCCCCCTGATCCTACCAGACCCATCCACTTCGGCACTACCCGATCAACTGCTGATTACGCTGAGCCAACGCTACGCGCGCGTCGAGTTACACCTGCCGCCCTTCTTAACAGACGTGCGCCAGGCGCTATGGCACGGCTGGCGAGCCCATCCGCTCTACACCTACGAGATAGATCTTGAGCGGGCCACACCAACTCACTGGTCTGCCAATCCTCGCCGTCTTTTTCGCAAAGCAGCCGCAACGTACCGGCTGATCGAAGATGCAGCGCTGGCTCCCGTGATCGCCCGCCTGGTAGCCGCCAGCTACCAACGCCATCGGCGTCGTCCGCCAGCACCGGCCGAACACCTGACCACGCTGCTGAATGCCCTCACCACGACCGGCCTCGTTCGGCTGTTTGGCGTTCAGAGCCCAACAGGCCAGATTGAAGCAGCCGTAGCGCTCATGGTGCAGCGCCCCCGCGCCTGGTACTGGCTGGCCGGCAGCACGCCGGGCCCCGCGATGACAGTCCTCCTGGGGCACCTGTGGAGCCGCCTTCGCGCAGAAGGCTTTCGGCAGTTCGATTTTGTCGGGGCCAATACGCCGTCCATTGCCGAATTCAAACGCCGCTTTTGTCCAACGCTTCATCTATACTTCCGCCTGACGTATTATCGATCGTTTCTGCAAACGCTGCTGCGTCACGTGCCCGGCCTGCGCTGA
- the hslU gene encoding ATP-dependent protease ATPase subunit HslU yields MEPKPLTHREDGMKRELTPREIVAELDKYIIGQDEAKKCVAIALRNRWRRLNAPPEMREEIMPNNILMIGPTGVGKTEIARRLAKLAGAPFIKVEATKFTEVGYVGRDVDSMIRDLVDIAVNMVREEHEQRVRDRARELAEERILDILVPPARPAPQREMVQGPGFFLQSTATTATDHAEAEARERTRQRFREKLKAGELDDREIEIEVASDTMPMVQVFGPLGIEEMGVNLQELFGNLTGRRRKKRRVTVAEAREILTQEEAQKLIDMDKVTREALERVEQSGIVFIDEIDKVAARDSARGGPDVSREGVQRDLLPLVEGCSVMTKYGMVRTDHILFIASGAFHVAKPSDLIPELQGRFPIRVELKSLTEEDFYKILTQPKNALLKQYQALLKAEGVDIEFTDAAVRKIAEIAARVNEEVENIGARRLHTVLTTLLEDILFEVPDNVPANRKIVVDADLVEKRLSNIVQNRDLSQYIL; encoded by the coding sequence ATGGAGCCGAAACCCCTCACGCATCGGGAGGACGGAATGAAGCGCGAACTCACGCCACGCGAAATTGTCGCCGAACTGGACAAATACATCATTGGTCAGGACGAAGCCAAAAAGTGCGTGGCCATTGCCCTGCGCAACCGCTGGCGTCGGCTAAACGCCCCGCCGGAAATGCGGGAAGAGATTATGCCCAACAATATTCTGATGATCGGCCCGACCGGCGTGGGCAAGACCGAGATTGCTCGGCGCCTGGCCAAACTGGCCGGCGCTCCCTTCATCAAAGTGGAAGCTACTAAGTTCACCGAAGTTGGCTATGTAGGCCGCGATGTGGACAGCATGATCCGCGATCTGGTCGATATCGCGGTCAACATGGTACGCGAAGAACACGAGCAGCGCGTGCGCGACCGGGCGCGCGAGCTGGCTGAAGAACGCATCCTGGACATTTTAGTCCCTCCTGCCCGTCCTGCCCCTCAACGGGAAATGGTACAGGGCCCAGGCTTCTTCCTTCAGAGCACGGCTACCACAGCTACCGATCACGCTGAGGCAGAAGCCCGGGAGCGCACTCGCCAGCGCTTTCGTGAAAAACTCAAGGCAGGAGAGCTGGACGACCGAGAAATCGAAATTGAGGTGGCCTCTGACACGATGCCTATGGTGCAGGTCTTCGGACCGCTGGGCATCGAAGAAATGGGCGTTAACCTGCAAGAACTCTTTGGTAACCTGACCGGCCGCCGCCGCAAAAAGCGCCGCGTTACGGTAGCAGAAGCACGCGAAATTCTCACGCAAGAAGAAGCGCAAAAGCTTATCGACATGGACAAAGTTACGCGGGAGGCGCTGGAGCGGGTGGAGCAGTCAGGTATTGTCTTTATCGACGAGATCGATAAGGTGGCGGCGCGGGATAGCGCCCGAGGCGGGCCGGACGTCTCTCGCGAAGGCGTGCAGCGCGACCTGCTACCGCTGGTGGAAGGCTGCAGCGTTATGACCAAATACGGCATGGTTCGCACCGACCATATTCTCTTCATCGCCAGCGGAGCCTTCCACGTGGCCAAGCCCAGCGACCTGATCCCAGAGCTGCAGGGCCGCTTCCCCATCCGCGTCGAGTTAAAAAGCCTGACCGAGGAGGACTTTTACAAAATTCTCACGCAGCCCAAAAATGCCCTCCTCAAACAATATCAGGCGCTGCTAAAAGCAGAAGGGGTGGACATTGAATTCACCGACGCAGCCGTACGCAAAATCGCTGAGATTGCAGCCCGCGTGAACGAAGAGGTCGAAAACATTGGGGCCCGTCGGTTGCACACGGTGCTGACCACGCTCCTGGAGGATATTCTCTTTGAGGTACCGGACAATGTTCCGGCCAACCGAAAGATTGTGGTAGATGCCGACCTGGTTGAAAAGCGGTTGAGCAATATTGTGCAGAACCGGGACTTGAGTCAGTATATTCTCTAA
- a CDS encoding NYN domain-containing protein, translating to MDRLHSRKPIRTTALFVDYENLYRQTVRYLKEEESINGQLADLLYSLRRYLLARRRFRVVLGRAYADFEQYEDGLAIQRVLAEQGIVPCMVPASLDPPARSLQLTIDALHTLQSHPEVQAFVVVSGDLAYLPLLEYLRSHGRQVALLQLAPPSDLVYERLGDRLLLDPRPILEHAGLRRLLTHLSGSTIESTAAPPPVFASLADDPAALRALELIVEHFGRYDEVYLTPLLRKMSETFDASEVEPKELINRLEAAGAIRLERRRGFPYDYTVLILHEDHPDVRRIRETLAATSDFETDTSGDLSEKDHVEDPSGEEPSAF from the coding sequence ATGGATCGTTTGCATTCCAGAAAACCGATTCGCACTACGGCGCTTTTTGTGGATTATGAGAACCTGTACCGGCAGACCGTCCGCTATCTGAAAGAGGAGGAAAGCATTAATGGACAGTTAGCCGATTTGCTTTATAGCCTTCGTCGGTACCTGCTGGCACGCCGGCGTTTTCGGGTGGTTCTGGGTCGTGCTTACGCAGACTTTGAGCAGTACGAGGACGGACTGGCTATTCAGCGCGTCCTTGCCGAACAGGGCATTGTCCCCTGCATGGTTCCAGCCAGCCTGGACCCTCCTGCTCGTTCGCTGCAACTGACCATCGACGCGCTGCACACGCTGCAAAGCCATCCAGAAGTGCAGGCGTTTGTGGTAGTAAGTGGCGACCTGGCGTATCTCCCTCTGCTGGAATATCTGCGCAGCCATGGCCGCCAGGTCGCACTGCTCCAACTGGCGCCGCCATCAGACCTGGTTTACGAGCGCCTGGGCGACCGCCTGCTGCTGGATCCCCGCCCGATTCTGGAGCATGCCGGTCTGCGTCGCCTGCTGACCCACCTGTCAGGCTCCACCATTGAGTCCACTGCCGCTCCTCCACCCGTCTTTGCCTCCCTGGCCGACGATCCGGCTGCGCTCAGAGCGCTCGAACTCATTGTCGAACACTTCGGTCGCTACGATGAGGTCTATCTGACCCCCTTGCTCCGAAAAATGTCAGAAACCTTTGATGCTTCCGAAGTCGAACCTAAAGAACTGATTAACCGGCTCGAAGCAGCAGGCGCTATTCGGCTGGAACGCCGTCGAGGATTTCCCTACGACTATACCGTACTCATCCTGCACGAAGACCACCCTGACGTGCGCCGCATTCGGGAAACCCTGGCCGCGACATCCGATTTTGAAACCGACACCTCCGGAGATCTATCCGAAAAAGATCACGTTGAAGATCCTTCTGGAGAAGAACCGTCGGCCTTTTAA
- the hslV gene encoding ATP-dependent protease subunit HslV produces MPHQQIHGTTVLGVRHNGRVALGADGQATLGTTVMKHRAQKVRALYNGKILAGFAGATADALTLFERFEGKLQQHGGNVLRAAVELAKDWRTDRYLRRLDALLAVASPDRLLLISGNGDLIEPDDNIVAIGSGGPFALAAARALRKHRPDLSARAIVEESLAIAADICIYTNHELTILEIDSK; encoded by the coding sequence ATGCCCCACCAACAAATTCATGGCACTACGGTTCTGGGCGTACGGCACAACGGCCGGGTAGCGCTGGGCGCCGATGGCCAGGCAACGCTGGGCACTACGGTCATGAAACACCGGGCCCAGAAAGTGCGCGCGCTCTATAACGGCAAGATTCTGGCAGGCTTTGCAGGGGCTACCGCCGATGCGCTGACCCTTTTTGAACGCTTTGAAGGCAAACTCCAACAGCATGGTGGCAATGTGCTCCGGGCTGCCGTCGAACTGGCCAAAGACTGGCGCACCGACCGCTACCTGCGCCGCCTGGATGCACTGCTGGCAGTTGCCTCACCAGACCGTCTGCTTCTCATTAGCGGCAACGGTGACTTGATCGAACCCGATGACAATATTGTGGCCATCGGCTCGGGTGGTCCGTTTGCCCTAGCAGCCGCCCGAGCCCTCCGCAAACACCGCCCTGACCTCTCGGCCCGGGCTATCGTTGAAGAATCGCTTGCCATTGCAGCCGATATCTGCATCTACACCAACCACGAGCTCACCATCCTGGAAATCGATTCAAAGTAA